The genome window TTACGAAATCAACGATCCGCTCAATCTCCTGATCAGACACATAGGCGCCGTGGATTCTCATCGGCACGGAGCTTCCCGGCGGGATGAAGAGCATGTCCCCGGCGCCAAGCAGCTTTTCGGCGCCGAGCTGATCGAGGATGGTGCGGGAATCAACCTTCGATGATACCTTGAAGGAGATGCGCGTCGGGAAGTTGGCCTTGATGACGCCCGTTATCACGTCAACAGAGGGCCGCTGGGTGGCAAGGATAATGTGGATGCCCGCAGCCCGCGCCATCTGGGCCAGGCGGGCCAGCGACTCCTCTACATTTCGCTGGGCCACCATCATCAGATCGGCCAGTTCATCAATTATAATAACAATGTAGGGAAGCTGCTCGGGAAGGGAATCTTTTTTTTCGGCCCCCTTTCCTTCCCCCTCAGCATCCATGTTTGAAGGCTTCGCTGCCGGCTGTTTTGTCGTTTGCATCAGGTTGTACGTATCTATGCTTTTTGCCCCCACCTCACTGATAGCCTGATAGCGGCGCTCCATCTCTTCGACCGCCCAGCGCAAAACCAGCGAGGCCTTTTTCGGATCGACGACAACCGGGTGGAGCAGATGGGGAATTCCCTCGTAGCCGGACATTTCCAGACGCTTGGGATCGATCATGATGAACTTTACCTCTTCGGGCGAAGCCTTGAAGAGGATGCTGCAGATCATCGCATTGAGCGAGACGCTTTTTCCGGAACCGGTCGTCCCGGCGATCATCAAATGGGGCATGCGAAGCAGATCGGCAATAACCGGCGTTCCCAATATATCCTCGCCGAGAGCGATCGGCAGCTTATAGGTGGAGCCCTGAAAAGCCGGGTGGTCAAGTACATCCCGCAGGCTGACGGGGTTCCTCTCCTGATTGGGAATCTCGACGCCGATTGCCCCTTTGCCTGGGATGGGAGCAATTATTCTGATGCTCTGGGCACGCAGCGCCAACGCCAGATCATCGGAAAGATTGGTTATTTTGTTTATCTTGACGCCCGGCGCCGGCTCCAGTTCGTACATCGTCACAACCGGCCCCGGCTTTACCTCAATCACCCTTCCCTCAACCCCGAAGTCAAAAAGTTTCTTTTCCAGCAAGCGGGAGTTTTCCAGCAGGGTTTCTTTCTTCACCCGGGTATCTTTCTTTTGCAGTTGTTCGAGAAGGGTTAACGGCGGCAGTTTGTATTTCCCGCTTGATTTGCCGGGAGCTGTAAAATCAAGATGCGTCTGTTCAGCCTTGGCCAGTTTCTCTTTTATCTTTTCGCTCTTGATCTCGGCAATCCGGGGGTCTGTTTTCGAATCCGCCCTTGCCGCCTTTTCCCCATCTCCCCATAGTTTACCCTTAAGCAGAAAGAAAAAGGCGCCTGCATTTTTCAGATTCAAAAGCGAAGCTGCCGACTTCTTCACAAAAGCGACAAAAGAAAAGTCGAACAGGACGATCAGGGCCACCAGAAAAACAAGGAAAAAAAGAATCGCCGATCCGGCCGGATGCAGCGATAACTTAAACAATTCGTATGTTCTTGAACCGAGCAGACCTCCCGTATCCACGGAATTGCCATAAAACGAGATGTCCCCTGCCGTCATTTCCAAGATCCCGGAGGTGGCGAAGATGAGGCCAATGACAGCGGATACAGCATCAATCCCAATACTGAACTGGGGAATTTGCAGGAAGCGGACGGCGAAAAACATTAAGGCAACCGGCAGCCAGAGGATGCCGAACCCGATCAGCCAGATCGCCGCATCGGCAGCATAAGCGCCGACGGTTCCTGCCCAATTGCGAACCGCGATCTCCTCCGGGCCGTAAAAATGGCGGAGCGAGGGATCGAGTGGATAGTAGGAAAGGAGGGTTATAAAAAGAAAAAGGGCGCAGGCGATGCAGACCAACCCGGCTATTTCCGCCCATCTTTTTGAAAATGGAGAGTCACTATTCATCAGTTTTCTCCGACAATGCCCCCTTTTCAAAATTTCTGATTATGATGCCGCGAACCAGGTCAATCAGTTTCCCCCGTGTTTCAATCTTATATGGAGACACATTGACAGGCTTACCGATAATCATTTTAATTGTTCCCGGTTTTATCAGAAGACTCCGCTTCGGCATGATCTCGCTGGCGCCGATAATCGAGATGGGAACGATGGGCACGCCCGACTGGATGGCGAGGTAAAACATCCCCTGTTTGAAATTCTTTATCTCACCGTTCCGGCTTCTCGTCCCCTCGGGAAAGGTGACCACCGATTTGCCATCCCGAATCTTTTTTGCCGCCTCGTCAAGGCTTTTCATCGCGTTTTCGTGGTGCTGCCGATCAATCTCGATATAGCCGGCATTTCTCATCGCCTTGCCGAAAATGGGAATTTTGAAAAGCTCTTTCTTGGCAATCCAGCGAAACTGTCCAGGGATATGCGCCAAAACGATCAGGATGTCGAAATCGCTCTGGTGGTTGGACATAAATATCTGTGGTTTGTCCAAAGAGACGTTCTCCACCCCTTCCACCTCAACCCGGACGGCCGAGAGCCTAAGCAGCATCCTTGCCCAGATATTGGCAATCAGGTGGACCTTCTCTTCTCCGGGGGAAATAAATGGTAAAATAGTGGCAGATACGGCCATGAAGGCAGTTACCATAACCGAAAATGCTACAAGTATCGCGGATCGAAACATAAGCTTACCGTGCCCCATAAAATCAAGCTGTGTGTTTATGAACGGATTGCACTGGCGTTGTGTTACTACCCGAATGTCCCTTTTAAGTCAACAGGGAAAGCGGCCCAAGGCTTTCCTGCCACGAGGCAAGCGCGGCGAGGGCCCGTTGGGAGTAGAGCGCGCCCCGTTCTTTTTTGGGGATTCGGCCCGGCAGCGGCGGGAAGAGGCCGAAGGTAACATTCATCGGCTGGAAAATTTTGCTTTCCCGATTTGTCAGATGACCGATGAGCGCGCCCAGGGCCGTTTCCGGCGGGGGCAGGAGCAATTCCTTTTCGGCCAGCAGGCGGGAGACATTAATCCCGGCCACAAGCCCCATCGCCGCCGATTCGACATACCCTTCGACGCCTGTAATCTGCCCGGCGAAAAATATCCGCTGGTCGGCGCCCAGTTGGAGCGTCGGCAAAAGCAGGCGGGGGGAGTCAATAAAGGTGTTGCGATGGATGCTTCCGTAACGGGCGAACTCGGCATTTTCCAGACCGGGGATCATGCGCAGCACCCGCTGCTGTTCCGGCCAGGTCATTTTCGTCTGAAACCCGACGATGTTGTAGAGGATGCCCTCCCTGTCCTCCCGGCGCAGTTGCACCGCCGCGTAAGGCTGGCGGCCGGTGCGGGGGTCAAGCAGACCGACGGGCTTCATCGGGCCGTAGGCAAGGGTTTCAATCCCGCGCTTGGCAATGACCTCGATCGGCAGACAGCCCTCAAAAAACTTTTTCTCCTCGAACTCCCGAAGGGGTACATTTTCGGCCTCGGTCAGCGCCTTCCAGAATGTCTCGTACTCGGCGCGAGACAGGGGACAGTTCAGGTAGTCAGCCGTGCCGTGACCGTAACGGGAAGCGGCGAATACCTTCGTCATGTCGATTGATTCCGCTTCGACAATCGGCGAAATGGCGTCATAAAAAGAGAGGCTGCCGGCATTGGTCAGGCGGGAGAGCGCCGCGGCAAGGCTATCGGAGGTAAGCGGCCCGGAGGCGATGACGACTATCCCCGCAGGCGGAATCTCGGTTATTTCACCGCGGATTATCTCCAAATTTTGATTTTCAGAAAGTTTTTCCTCAATATAGCGGGAAAAGGCGGTTCGGTCTACGGCGAGCGCCTTTCCCGCCGGGACGGCAGTTACGGCGGCCGCGGCAAGAAGCAACGAATCCATCTGCCGCATCTCCTCTTTCAGGAGGCCTACGGCATTGTGCGGGTCGTCGGAGCGGAGCGAATTGCTGCAGACAAGTTCGGCCAAAAGCGGCGACTTGTGCGCCGGAGAAAAACGCTCCGGCTTCATTTCGTAAAGGCGCACCCGGCATCCCCGCCGCAGCAGTTGCCATGCCGCCTCGCAACCGGCCAGTCCCCCGCCGATTACAGCGACTGGTGCGTCCTTGCCCAGCTTGTCATTCGTCACTGCTGACCTCTGACGCCTCCGGCGCCTTGTATTTCTGGATATTTTTACAGTCCGGGTAGCCGGTGCAGGCGAGAAATTTACCGTAGCGTCCCTTCCGCACCGCCATCGGCTTGCCGCATTTCTCACAGAGGACATCGGTAAGCTCGACGGGAGCCTTTTCTTTTGCCGCGCCCCGGGGCGTCCTGACAATATTTTTGCACTCGGGATATCCGGAACACCCGAGAAATGTCCCAAAACGCCCCCGTTTTGCAACCATCGGCTTGCCGCATTTTTCGCAAACCTGAGCGGTTTCCTCCCCCGCCTCCGTCTCCCCTCCCGGTATTGCCCGGGAAGTGGTTTTAAGGATAAATTTGCACTCAGGATATCCCGAACAGCCAAAGAATGCTCCATAACGTCCCCGTTTGGCCGCCAGCGGCTTGCCGCATAGCGGGCAGGTCTCGTCCGTCGTGGGCGCCTTTTCCGGGATGATCTTCCCGTCGGCGTCTTCAGTGAAATTCGTCGTGTTCTTGCAGGTCGGGTAATTGGAACAGGCAAGGAATTTGCCGTTTTTCCCCATCTTTACGACCATCGGACTCCCGCATTTTTCACAGTTTATCTCTGCCTGAGCCTCTGTGGCAACCATTGTCTCCGGGATAATCTTCCCACTTTCATCCTGGGTGAAATTCGTCGTGTTCTTGCAGGTCGGGTAATTGGAACAGGCAAGGAATTTGCCGTTTTTCCCCCACTTTATCACCATCGGGCTCCCGCATTTTTCGCAGACGATATCGGTCGGAATCTCCTCCCGCTTTATGTTGCGCATCCCCGCACTGGCCTTTTTCAGCTCGTCCAGAAAAGGGGCATAAAAACTGTTCAGCATCTCGAGACGCTTGGTCTGACCCTCCGCAATCTGGTCAAGCTGGGTTTCCAACGACGCGGTAAAGGCAACATCGAGAATCCGGGGGAAATTCTTCACGAGCAGTTCCGTAACGAGCACCCCCAGATCAGTAGGAAAAAACTTGCTCTTTTCCAGCTTGACGTATTCCCTGTCCTGAATCGTGCTGATAATCGCCGCGTAGGTGCTGGGGCGGCCAATGCCCTTCTCTTCAAGTTCCCGGACAAGCGTCGCCTCCGAAAAACGGGGCGGCGGCTGAGTAAATTTCTGTTCCTGATTGAGAGCAAGAAGCTTGAGGGTTTCCCCCTTGCGAACCTCCGGCAGCAGCTTCCCGAATTCTTTGTCCTCCCCGTTGTCATCCTTGCCTTCCGTGTAAAGAACGGTAAAACCGGGGAATTTCATGATCGCCCCCTGCGCCCGGAAGAGGCAATTCGCGGCCTCGATGTCAACGGTAGTCTGGTCGAGCAGGGCGGGGTTCATCTGGGAGGCGACGAAGCGGTTCCAGATGAGCTGGTACAATTTGAACTGATCGGGGCTGAGGAATTCCTTGATCTCTTTTGGCGAGCGGGAAACCGCCGTCGGCCGGATTGCCTCGTGGGCATCCTGGGCCGCATCCTTGACCTTGAAGGCCTTGGCCTTTGCCGGCAGGTAAGAATCGCCATAAAATGATTTTATGTAATCCCGCGCTT of Syntrophobacterales bacterium contains these proteins:
- a CDS encoding 1-acyl-sn-glycerol-3-phosphate acyltransferase — protein: MFRSAILVAFSVMVTAFMAVSATILPFISPGEEKVHLIANIWARMLLRLSAVRVEVEGVENVSLDKPQIFMSNHQSDFDILIVLAHIPGQFRWIAKKELFKIPIFGKAMRNAGYIEIDRQHHENAMKSLDEAAKKIRDGKSVVTFPEGTRSRNGEIKNFKQGMFYLAIQSGVPIVPISIIGASEIMPKRSLLIKPGTIKMIIGKPVNVSPYKIETRGKLIDLVRGIIIRNFEKGALSEKTDE
- the trmFO gene encoding methylenetetrahydrofolate--tRNA-(uracil(54)-C(5))-methyltransferase (FADH(2)-oxidizing) TrmFO, yielding MGKDAPVAVIGGGLAGCEAAWQLLRRGCRVRLYEMKPERFSPAHKSPLLAELVCSNSLRSDDPHNAVGLLKEEMRQMDSLLLAAAAVTAVPAGKALAVDRTAFSRYIEEKLSENQNLEIIRGEITEIPPAGIVVIASGPLTSDSLAAALSRLTNAGSLSFYDAISPIVEAESIDMTKVFAASRYGHGTADYLNCPLSRAEYETFWKALTEAENVPLREFEEKKFFEGCLPIEVIAKRGIETLAYGPMKPVGLLDPRTGRQPYAAVQLRREDREGILYNIVGFQTKMTWPEQQRVLRMIPGLENAEFARYGSIHRNTFIDSPRLLLPTLQLGADQRIFFAGQITGVEGYVESAAMGLVAGINVSRLLAEKELLLPPPETALGALIGHLTNRESKIFQPMNVTFGLFPPLPGRIPKKERGALYSQRALAALASWQESLGPLSLLT
- the topA gene encoding type I DNA topoisomerase; this translates as MKEKNPVNSLIIVESPTKVKTIGKYLGKGFEIRASVGHIKNLPKNKLGIDTENGFEPTYTVMETKKKVVAELKRAAAHADRILLAPDPDREGEAIAWHVAEEIGSKKVVQRVLFNDLTKETILHAIAHPRELNFDLYEAQQTRRTLDRLVGYQISPILWEKVRRGLSAGRVQSVAVRIICDREAEIKKFKPEEFWNLTAVLEGENPPPFEAKLLKVDGKKAKVPDGATSAKIAATVKEAAFIVAAVEKKEVKRQAPAPFTTSKLQQEAARWLHFTAKKTMSTAQKLYEGIELGRDGQVGLITYMRTDSVRVAAEAVSEARDYIKSFYGDSYLPAKAKAFKVKDAAQDAHEAIRPTAVSRSPKEIKEFLSPDQFKLYQLIWNRFVASQMNPALLDQTTVDIEAANCLFRAQGAIMKFPGFTVLYTEGKDDNGEDKEFGKLLPEVRKGETLKLLALNQEQKFTQPPPRFSEATLVRELEEKGIGRPSTYAAIISTIQDREYVKLEKSKFFPTDLGVLVTELLVKNFPRILDVAFTASLETQLDQIAEGQTKRLEMLNSFYAPFLDELKKASAGMRNIKREEIPTDIVCEKCGSPMVIKWGKNGKFLACSNYPTCKNTTNFTQDESGKIIPETMVATEAQAEINCEKCGSPMVVKMGKNGKFLACSNYPTCKNTTNFTEDADGKIIPEKAPTTDETCPLCGKPLAAKRGRYGAFFGCSGYPECKFILKTTSRAIPGGETEAGEETAQVCEKCGKPMVAKRGRFGTFLGCSGYPECKNIVRTPRGAAKEKAPVELTDVLCEKCGKPMAVRKGRYGKFLACTGYPDCKNIQKYKAPEASEVSSDE
- a CDS encoding DNA translocase FtsK 4TM domain-containing protein gives rise to the protein MNSDSPFSKRWAEIAGLVCIACALFLFITLLSYYPLDPSLRHFYGPEEIAVRNWAGTVGAYAADAAIWLIGFGILWLPVALMFFAVRFLQIPQFSIGIDAVSAVIGLIFATSGILEMTAGDISFYGNSVDTGGLLGSRTYELFKLSLHPAGSAILFFLVFLVALIVLFDFSFVAFVKKSAASLLNLKNAGAFFFLLKGKLWGDGEKAARADSKTDPRIAEIKSEKIKEKLAKAEQTHLDFTAPGKSSGKYKLPPLTLLEQLQKKDTRVKKETLLENSRLLEKKLFDFGVEGRVIEVKPGPVVTMYELEPAPGVKINKITNLSDDLALALRAQSIRIIAPIPGKGAIGVEIPNQERNPVSLRDVLDHPAFQGSTYKLPIALGEDILGTPVIADLLRMPHLMIAGTTGSGKSVSLNAMICSILFKASPEEVKFIMIDPKRLEMSGYEGIPHLLHPVVVDPKKASLVLRWAVEEMERRYQAISEVGAKSIDTYNLMQTTKQPAAKPSNMDAEGEGKGAEKKDSLPEQLPYIVIIIDELADLMMVAQRNVEESLARLAQMARAAGIHIILATQRPSVDVITGVIKANFPTRISFKVSSKVDSRTILDQLGAEKLLGAGDMLFIPPGSSVPMRIHGAYVSDQEIERIVDFVKQQGKPAYDESLVELKSVEAEEKAEGEFDEKYDEAVELVTKQGQASISLVQRYLKIGYNRAAGIIEKMEAEGVVGPADGAKPRKVLARKLP